The Streptomyces kanamyceticus genome window below encodes:
- a CDS encoding CPBP family glutamic-type intramembrane protease, with the protein MSGPGPVVGGGLTLAVAAAAYGFLAPWLTGRLTGLAPARARSLAAAAAGAMTVATAFAVGVLSWNLTAPDATTVPLLLIGLALGCGEFAAAAFLTSVVADTADALRGTRPVLAAARRMPRPRPATAAARTTTAAAGRTHWLGLARGHVAEEARARVAGPGLWGVVALAAAVLCDETVFRATLTEALAGAGAWLAVGVAVLAQITVVVRGMPAGRRRTPEAWAPALLMATVHTVLYWRGGTLVPLLAADAAFFALLIPTEGKRLFHVKQGSEERRGEGTRRRAFHVKQRSAATGAGRR; encoded by the coding sequence ATGAGCGGCCCCGGGCCCGTGGTGGGCGGCGGACTCACGCTCGCGGTGGCGGCCGCCGCGTACGGGTTCCTCGCGCCGTGGCTCACCGGACGGCTGACCGGACTCGCCCCGGCCAGGGCGCGTTCCCTGGCGGCCGCCGCGGCCGGTGCCATGACCGTGGCGACCGCGTTCGCCGTCGGTGTCCTGTCCTGGAACCTCACGGCACCCGACGCCACGACGGTGCCGCTGCTGCTCATCGGACTCGCCCTGGGATGCGGGGAGTTCGCGGCAGCGGCCTTCCTGACCAGCGTCGTGGCGGACACCGCCGACGCCCTGCGCGGCACGCGCCCGGTGCTCGCCGCCGCGCGCAGGATGCCACGGCCCCGGCCCGCCACTGCCGCGGCGCGCACCACCACCGCCGCCGCCGGACGCACGCACTGGCTCGGACTCGCCCGTGGGCACGTGGCCGAGGAGGCGAGGGCCCGGGTCGCCGGGCCCGGCCTGTGGGGCGTCGTCGCGCTCGCCGCGGCCGTGCTCTGCGACGAGACCGTCTTCCGGGCGACGCTCACCGAGGCGCTCGCGGGTGCGGGTGCGTGGCTGGCCGTCGGCGTCGCGGTCCTCGCCCAGATCACCGTCGTCGTACGGGGCATGCCCGCCGGTCGGCGCCGCACTCCGGAGGCCTGGGCGCCCGCTCTACTCATGGCCACCGTGCACACCGTCCTGTACTGGCGCGGCGGCACGCTCGTGCCCCTGCTCGCGGCCGATGCCGCCTTCTTCGCCCTGCTCATCCCGACCGAAGGGAAGCGGCTGTTTCACGTGAAACAAGGAAGCGAGGAGCGAAGGGGTGAAGGAACGAGGAGGCGAGCGTTTCACGTGAAACAACGCTCTGCGGCAACCGGCGCAGGCCGCCGGTGA
- a CDS encoding YcaO-like family protein: MRLTLHQDEDTRVHRLRARMHGPLCGITTSMGFLTRYPGGPRLLVGTADMTGVHVRQDQPPPKAGSYHIGGYGIFPFESHIRSLAETLERYSGYAAALDGRFEIHHLSYAELAARGEPVLPPDAFRLFTDEQYERAGFPFDPFDPEAPSGWLRVGSLTDGSRCWVPAQRFLLGYVREREEPWTLPAVTTGTATHTTPQAALRAALEEVVQVDAAMGHWYGRTESVLIRPDARTRHLDAIVDTYFPASAPRPEFHALPSPDLPGFTIACLLRQPPGLVPEVAIGLGSGASLARAMYRALLEAAGVQWLAAWVAVEQAVQGTPADQDIYDLEGNVGLYATSQGARTVERRFALHTERAASELPPDDDRPVKEAVRTLVDAFEHSGKQLYFGDLTTRDLRALGFHAMRVWSPDTVSLPLPSAVPAAHPRFADYGGFTDDVPHPYP, encoded by the coding sequence ATGCGGCTCACGCTCCACCAGGACGAGGACACCCGCGTCCACCGGCTGCGCGCCCGCATGCACGGACCGCTCTGCGGGATCACCACGTCCATGGGTTTCCTGACGCGCTATCCGGGCGGACCCCGGCTCCTGGTCGGCACCGCCGACATGACGGGCGTGCACGTACGCCAGGACCAGCCGCCGCCGAAGGCGGGCAGCTATCACATCGGCGGCTACGGCATCTTCCCGTTCGAGAGCCACATCCGCTCGCTCGCCGAGACCCTTGAGCGCTACTCCGGATACGCCGCGGCCCTCGACGGACGCTTCGAGATCCATCACCTCTCGTACGCCGAACTGGCCGCACGGGGCGAACCGGTGCTGCCGCCGGACGCCTTCCGGCTCTTCACCGACGAGCAGTACGAGCGTGCGGGCTTCCCCTTCGACCCCTTCGACCCCGAGGCGCCCTCCGGGTGGCTGCGGGTCGGCTCCCTGACGGACGGCTCGCGGTGCTGGGTGCCCGCCCAGCGCTTCCTGCTCGGCTACGTCCGCGAGCGCGAGGAGCCCTGGACGCTGCCCGCCGTCACCACCGGCACCGCCACACACACCACTCCACAGGCCGCCCTGCGCGCGGCACTTGAGGAAGTCGTGCAGGTCGACGCCGCGATGGGGCACTGGTACGGGCGCACCGAGAGCGTCCTGATCCGTCCCGACGCCCGCACCCGCCACCTCGACGCGATCGTCGACACGTACTTCCCCGCCTCCGCCCCACGACCCGAATTCCACGCCCTGCCCAGCCCCGACCTGCCCGGCTTCACCATCGCCTGCCTGCTGCGCCAGCCGCCGGGGCTCGTGCCCGAGGTCGCCATCGGGCTCGGCAGCGGCGCCTCGCTCGCCCGCGCGATGTACCGCGCGCTCCTGGAGGCGGCCGGTGTGCAGTGGCTCGCCGCCTGGGTCGCGGTCGAGCAGGCGGTGCAGGGCACACCCGCCGACCAGGACATCTACGACCTGGAGGGCAACGTCGGCCTGTACGCCACGTCCCAGGGCGCGCGCACGGTGGAGCGACGCTTCGCCCTGCACACCGAACGCGCCGCCTCCGAACTTCCGCCGGACGACGACCGCCCGGTCAAGGAGGCCGTACGCACCCTGGTCGACGCCTTCGAGCACTCCGGGAAACAGCTCTACTTCGGCGATCTGACCACCCGCGACCTGCGGGCGCTCGGCTTCCACGCGATGCGGGTGTGGTCGCCCGACACGGTCAGCCTGCCGCTGCCCAGCGCCGTCCCGGCCGCGCACCCGCGCTTCGCCGACTACGGGGGCTTTACCGATGACGTCCCTCATCCATACCCCTGA
- a CDS encoding LLM class flavin-dependent oxidoreductase, producing MQHGISLLPDCRPATRGAREYYEDVLRISRLADEAGLDYVKMTEHYLKEYGGYCPSPLTFLAAVAAQTSQIRLMTGCVLPAFHHPIQLAAHTAMVDALSGGRLDVGFARAWMPYEFAAFGVSMDESRDRFNHTIAAVLRLWTEEKVSEESPFFSFRDATSLPAPVQRPHPPVWGAAVRSRQSFAWLAEQGFGLLVTPPPRQQDLAGVRDLVEVYLDTFEDVHGSTPDGPRPRVAVSIPLYVAETDDEAYETADPLLREYLTVWAEAAEAWMHTSSKDYPTYSQMALTLRNLDIADFRSLGTAVVGSPATVLERARQLRDFLSVDTFLWQVDFGGQDGATMERSFRLFRDEVLPQLR from the coding sequence GTGCAACACGGCATTTCACTGCTTCCGGACTGCCGTCCCGCCACCCGGGGCGCCCGCGAGTACTACGAGGACGTACTGCGGATATCCCGCCTCGCCGACGAGGCGGGGCTCGACTACGTGAAGATGACCGAGCACTACCTCAAGGAGTACGGCGGCTACTGTCCGAGCCCCCTGACCTTCCTCGCCGCCGTCGCCGCGCAGACCTCCCAGATCCGCCTCATGACCGGCTGCGTCCTGCCCGCCTTCCACCACCCCATCCAGCTCGCCGCGCACACCGCGATGGTCGACGCGCTCAGCGGCGGCCGCCTCGACGTCGGCTTCGCACGTGCCTGGATGCCGTACGAGTTCGCCGCGTTCGGGGTCTCCATGGACGAGTCCAGGGACCGCTTCAACCACACCATCGCGGCCGTCCTGCGACTGTGGACCGAGGAGAAGGTGAGCGAGGAGAGCCCCTTCTTCTCGTTCCGCGACGCCACCTCGCTGCCCGCTCCGGTGCAGCGCCCGCATCCGCCGGTGTGGGGCGCGGCGGTCCGCTCCCGGCAGAGCTTCGCCTGGCTCGCCGAGCAGGGCTTCGGGCTGCTCGTGACGCCGCCGCCCCGGCAGCAGGACCTGGCGGGCGTACGCGACCTCGTGGAGGTCTACCTCGACACGTTCGAGGACGTGCACGGCTCCACCCCCGACGGGCCTCGCCCGCGCGTGGCGGTCTCCATCCCGCTCTACGTCGCCGAGACCGACGACGAGGCGTACGAGACGGCCGACCCGCTGCTCCGCGAGTACCTGACCGTGTGGGCGGAGGCCGCGGAGGCATGGATGCACACCTCGTCCAAGGACTACCCGACGTACTCCCAGATGGCGCTGACCCTGCGCAACCTCGACATCGCCGACTTCCGCAGCCTGGGGACGGCGGTGGTCGGATCGCCCGCCACCGTCCTCGAACGGGCCCGCCAGCTACGGGACTTCCTCTCCGTCGACACCTTCCTGTGGCAGGTCGACTTCGGCGGCCAGGACGGGGCGACGATGGAGCGCAGCTTCCGGCTCTTCAGGGACGAGGTCCTGCCCCAACTGCGCTGA
- a CDS encoding SagB/ThcOx family dehydrogenase codes for MATRMRRWDRSALLSIGYYFSDVMAVVQSRQDRVPRRSAPRTPLPEGADIDAGLTETVLRRRSGRDFSGAPVGLDEITSVLRFAGSVTAEADIELADGAPLTMGFRTVPSAGGLYPVEIWLAAQNVAGLEPGLHRFLPVEESLAAQAGPAAVTELIASFDPQDGSIDFDRAAAVLLLVGNPWRSMRKYGPRGMRSMFHEAGGIAQNAHLAATGLGLESVDFSGFYDDEAHSALGLDGVHRTLLHTVLLGAA; via the coding sequence ATGGCCACGCGAATGCGGCGCTGGGACCGCTCCGCGCTGCTGTCGATCGGCTATTACTTCTCCGACGTCATGGCCGTGGTCCAGTCCCGTCAGGACCGCGTGCCGCGCCGGAGCGCACCGCGCACTCCCCTCCCCGAGGGCGCGGACATCGACGCGGGCCTCACCGAGACGGTGCTGCGCAGGCGCAGCGGCCGCGACTTCTCCGGTGCCCCCGTCGGCCTCGACGAGATCACCTCCGTGCTGCGCTTCGCGGGTTCGGTCACCGCGGAGGCCGACATCGAACTCGCCGACGGCGCGCCCCTCACCATGGGATTTCGCACCGTGCCGAGCGCGGGCGGGCTCTACCCCGTGGAGATCTGGCTCGCCGCCCAGAACGTGGCGGGACTCGAACCGGGGCTGCACCGCTTCCTGCCCGTGGAGGAGTCGCTCGCCGCCCAGGCGGGCCCGGCGGCGGTCACCGAGCTGATCGCCTCCTTCGACCCGCAGGACGGCTCCATCGACTTCGACCGCGCGGCCGCGGTGCTCCTGCTCGTCGGCAACCCCTGGCGTTCGATGCGCAAGTACGGGCCACGGGGCATGCGTTCGATGTTCCACGAGGCGGGCGGCATCGCGCAGAACGCCCATCTGGCCGCCACCGGACTCGGCCTGGAGAGCGTGGACTTCTCCGGCTTCTACGACGACGAGGCGCACTCCGCACTCGGCCTGGACGGCGTGCACAGGACGCTGCTGCACACCGTGCTGCTCGGCGCGGCCTGA
- a CDS encoding TetR/AcrR family transcriptional regulator C-terminal domain-containing protein, translating to MGAQRAANTTRRQPRPAITLEAVTDAALRTLQRDGLDALSMRRLADELSIQAPSLYWYVRNKDELLDLLADALLADLRLDAHVRTDGDWRTELRDMMLEYRAYLLSKRDSGRVLAGRLQLGPHFLRHAEVILGAVRRAGFDDQDTADSLYSLTQYVQGFVLHETSPLSADVARGADPKEFLEAARERLAGLSPEEYPNVVAVGARLARPDIEARFTYGLDRLLDGLRSRLENRHHD from the coding sequence ATGGGAGCCCAGCGTGCCGCGAACACGACCCGGCGACAGCCACGGCCCGCGATCACGCTGGAGGCCGTCACCGACGCCGCGCTGCGCACGCTCCAGAGGGACGGCCTCGACGCCCTCTCCATGCGCCGCCTCGCCGACGAGCTGTCCATCCAGGCGCCGTCCCTGTACTGGTACGTCCGCAACAAGGACGAGCTCCTCGACCTGCTCGCCGACGCCCTCCTCGCGGATCTGCGCCTGGACGCCCACGTCCGCACCGACGGCGACTGGCGGACCGAGCTGCGCGACATGATGCTCGAGTACCGCGCCTACCTGCTGTCCAAGCGGGACTCGGGCCGCGTGCTCGCGGGGCGGCTCCAGTTGGGGCCGCACTTCCTGCGCCATGCGGAGGTCATCCTCGGCGCGGTGCGCCGCGCGGGCTTCGACGACCAGGACACCGCGGACTCGCTCTACTCCCTGACGCAGTACGTCCAGGGTTTCGTCCTGCACGAGACGTCGCCGCTGTCGGCCGACGTGGCACGCGGCGCGGACCCCAAGGAGTTCCTTGAGGCGGCGCGCGAACGCCTGGCCGGGCTCTCCCCCGAGGAGTATCCGAACGTCGTGGCCGTCGGCGCCCGGCTCGCGCGCCCCGACATCGAGGCGCGCTTCACCTACGGTCTCGACCGCCTGCTCGACGGCTTGCGCAGCCGCCTGGAGAACCGGCACCACGACTGA
- a CDS encoding CPBP family intramembrane glutamic endopeptidase, with product MTSLIHTPELREPALAALTLCALSCLALASHLHVRFFDHRGMHTLQVYAAVLAVVAGCGLLVVGPRVLGSGVGWGLLVSPLLGAAVAPLVAAADTLITRRLGRRAARSATRGGRAPATAPRARATRPVGQAARLAGASSATTTKQQWTPSHRDTDVALPLGWLVAVGVLEECVFRGTLTGVALTQQGITARVLILLAATGAFALSHIFFGWAQVAAKLPLSVTALAITLVTGSVLGAVVTHALFNVRIWRYQNTVRGAVAS from the coding sequence ATGACGTCCCTCATCCATACCCCTGAGCTGCGAGAACCGGCACTCGCCGCGCTCACCCTGTGCGCGCTGTCGTGCCTGGCGCTCGCCTCACATCTGCACGTGCGCTTCTTCGACCACCGCGGCATGCACACGCTCCAGGTGTACGCCGCGGTGCTCGCGGTCGTCGCCGGGTGCGGGCTGCTGGTGGTCGGTCCCCGGGTGCTCGGGTCGGGCGTCGGCTGGGGGCTGCTGGTCAGCCCGCTGCTCGGCGCCGCCGTCGCGCCCCTCGTGGCCGCCGCGGACACGCTGATCACACGGCGGCTGGGGCGACGGGCCGCCCGCTCGGCCACCCGTGGCGGCCGGGCCCCCGCCACCGCGCCGCGCGCCCGTGCCACCCGCCCCGTCGGGCAGGCCGCACGCCTCGCGGGAGCCTCATCGGCCACGACGACCAAGCAGCAGTGGACACCGAGCCACCGGGACACGGACGTGGCGCTGCCGCTGGGCTGGCTGGTCGCGGTGGGCGTGCTGGAGGAGTGCGTGTTCCGTGGCACGCTCACCGGCGTCGCCCTGACCCAACAGGGCATCACGGCCCGGGTGTTGATCCTGCTCGCGGCGACGGGCGCGTTCGCGCTCTCGCACATCTTCTTCGGCTGGGCCCAGGTCGCGGCGAAACTCCCGCTCTCGGTGACAGCTCTCGCGATCACACTGGTGACGGGCAGCGTGCTCGGCGCGGTCGTGACACACGCGCTCTTCAACGTACGGATCTGGCGCTACCAGAACACGGTGCGCGGGGCGGTGGCGTCATGA
- a CDS encoding TOMM precursor leader peptide-binding protein, with protein sequence MTDNRQPTDNGQPRVRRSFSVIGHSPDVVELRTGVWNAKSYTLTDDSRSGTLFNLISGLDGTLSRRDLAKREGVSRVEVEALVDHLYGLDAIEEAPGNALDAYLADMAALGGRTAEPVASGVVLLGDTDLCERTASLLPPEVTGDVLIPGADHPVRARLDALAPAVLHDGLAFEEAVETLRPWRDSYLLLAEKTVDPVRAQLLNRLTRAASIDWTYAAVDGPFLFVGPTMLAGRSACFECFETRVTMNLRESAGYQRYKTALARSAVLAGAPPVYGPVQSLLCSHLAMEATNYLSCGSTFTVEKVLGCYLPSMEIAYQEVLPLPGCPGCGPVPERDDETLHFDPRTWLEG encoded by the coding sequence ATGACAGACAACCGGCAGCCAACAGACAACGGGCAGCCCCGCGTGCGCCGTTCCTTCTCCGTCATCGGCCACAGCCCCGACGTCGTGGAGCTGCGCACCGGTGTGTGGAACGCCAAGTCCTACACGCTCACCGACGACTCCCGTTCCGGCACCCTCTTCAACCTGATCAGCGGCCTCGACGGCACGCTCTCCCGGCGCGACCTCGCCAAGCGCGAGGGCGTCTCGCGGGTCGAGGTCGAGGCCCTGGTCGACCACCTCTACGGCCTCGACGCCATCGAGGAGGCTCCTGGCAACGCCCTGGACGCCTACCTCGCCGACATGGCCGCCCTCGGCGGCCGCACCGCGGAGCCCGTCGCGTCGGGCGTCGTCCTGCTCGGCGACACCGACCTGTGCGAGCGCACCGCGTCCCTGCTGCCCCCCGAGGTCACCGGCGACGTCCTCATACCGGGCGCCGACCACCCCGTACGCGCCCGCCTCGACGCCCTCGCCCCCGCCGTGCTCCACGACGGACTGGCCTTCGAAGAGGCCGTCGAGACGCTGCGCCCCTGGCGGGACAGCTATCTGCTGCTCGCCGAGAAGACCGTCGACCCGGTACGCGCCCAGCTCCTCAACCGGCTCACCCGCGCCGCGAGCATCGACTGGACGTACGCGGCGGTGGACGGCCCCTTCCTCTTTGTCGGCCCCACCATGCTGGCCGGGCGCTCCGCGTGCTTCGAGTGCTTCGAGACGCGCGTGACGATGAACCTCCGCGAGAGCGCCGGATACCAGCGCTACAAGACGGCGCTCGCCCGCTCCGCCGTCCTGGCGGGCGCCCCGCCCGTCTACGGCCCCGTGCAGTCCCTGCTCTGCTCGCACCTGGCGATGGAGGCGACCAACTACCTCAGCTGCGGCTCGACGTTCACCGTCGAGAAGGTCCTCGGCTGCTACCTGCCGAGCATGGAGATCGCCTACCAGGAGGTGCTTCCGCTGCCCGGCTGCCCCGGCTGCGGCCCGGTGCCCGAACGCGACGACGAGACGCTCCACTTCGACCCGCGCACCTGGCTGGAGGGCTGA